In a genomic window of Acidobacteriota bacterium:
- a CDS encoding ectonucleotide pyrophosphatase/phosphodiesterase yields the protein MPIDRFVRRLAATLALTLPLALAPAGPVSGTARSSPQGEASVANELRAPSSSQPARPADHVIVISIDGFHPATYLDAERHGYEMPTLAALSDAGSHADGAIVSAPSLTYPSHTSLATGVRPARHGIVSNTIFDPGTGSQMWYFEARHLRVPALWDLARGHGLTTAGVSWPVTVGATMDVLYPETNQAPRHMSWLALARQQSTPGLIDAVVERLGGFGENDNRDPVQRDRFAAAVATHVIRAHQPHLLMVHLMQTDSAQHAHGPHSPEAREAFANVDAHLAAIVRATEEAGMRERTAFVVSGDHGFYRIHSVFQPNVILRRAGLLTTNERDRLLAWRALAHGLAIRVDEPANAELVERVATLFEDLARGQYRGLFRVVRRAELDEHGAYPDAAFFLEPAEGYYVSDGFADDAFLVASNRRGAHGYLPTNPALHTGFVASGAGVARGVPLAVIRQIDIAPTVARLLGFELPDADGVPLVGLVAAPGAEAAR from the coding sequence ATGCCCATCGACCGATTCGTCCGCCGCCTGGCCGCCACCCTCGCGCTCACCCTGCCCCTCGCGCTCGCTCCGGCCGGCCCCGTTTCGGGCACGGCCCGGAGCTCGCCGCAGGGAGAGGCGTCCGTCGCGAACGAGTTGAGGGCGCCGTCGTCGAGCCAGCCCGCCCGGCCGGCCGACCACGTGATCGTGATCTCCATCGACGGCTTCCATCCGGCGACCTATCTCGACGCCGAGCGGCACGGCTACGAAATGCCGACGCTCGCCGCGCTCAGCGACGCGGGCAGCCATGCCGATGGCGCCATCGTGTCAGCGCCCTCACTCACCTACCCGTCGCACACCTCGCTGGCGACGGGCGTGCGGCCGGCCCGTCACGGGATCGTCAGCAACACGATCTTCGACCCCGGCACGGGGTCGCAGATGTGGTACTTCGAGGCCCGCCATCTCCGGGTGCCGGCGCTCTGGGACCTCGCCAGGGGACACGGGCTCACGACGGCCGGCGTCTCGTGGCCCGTCACCGTCGGCGCCACGATGGACGTGCTGTACCCCGAGACGAACCAGGCGCCGCGACACATGTCGTGGCTGGCGCTGGCGCGCCAGCAGTCGACGCCAGGCCTCATCGATGCCGTCGTCGAGCGGCTCGGCGGGTTCGGCGAGAACGACAACCGTGACCCCGTGCAGCGCGACCGGTTCGCCGCGGCCGTCGCGACCCACGTCATTCGCGCCCACCAGCCGCACCTGCTGATGGTGCACCTGATGCAGACCGACAGCGCGCAGCACGCGCACGGCCCGCATTCGCCCGAGGCCAGGGAAGCCTTCGCGAACGTCGACGCGCACCTCGCCGCCATCGTGCGGGCGACGGAGGAGGCCGGCATGCGCGAGCGCACCGCCTTCGTGGTCTCCGGCGACCATGGCTTCTACCGCATCCACTCGGTGTTCCAGCCGAACGTGATCCTGCGGCGAGCCGGCCTGCTCACCACCAACGAGCGCGACCGGCTGCTCGCGTGGCGCGCGCTCGCGCACGGCCTGGCCATTCGAGTCGACGAACCGGCGAACGCGGAGCTCGTCGAGCGGGTGGCCACGCTGTTTGAAGACCTCGCCCGCGGGCAGTACCGAGGGTTGTTCCGCGTGGTCCGCCGGGCCGAGCTCGACGAGCACGGGGCCTACCCCGACGCCGCGTTCTTCCTCGAGCCAGCCGAGGGGTACTACGTGTCGGACGGGTTCGCCGATGATGCGTTCCTCGTGGCGTCGAACCGGCGGGGCGCGCACGGATACCTGCCGACGAACCCCGCCCTGCACACCGGCTTCGTGGCGTCCGGGGCGGGCGTCGCACGCGGCGTCCCGCTCGCGGTCATCCGCCAGATCGACATCGCGCCGACCGTGGCGCGGCTGCTCGGCTTCGAGCTGCCGGATGCCGACGGTGTGCCCCTCGTTGGACTCGTCGCCGCGCCAGGGGCAGAGGCCGCCCGATGA
- a CDS encoding beta-lactamase family protein, which produces MRAQPSGPLRRFFSSLSVAAALGVSLGAQAPAARTAGVAPEVGTRVDAVFARWNSTATPGCSVGVSRGGQPVLARAYGMADLEHAVPNTPDTVFEAGSVAKQFVAAAVLQLARSRKLSLDDPARTYLPELPDYGAPITVRQLLQHTSGLRDWGAVAALGGWPRHTRAYTHAHVLDIVSRQRALNFNPGDSYSYTNTGYNLAAILASRVSRMSFADYTRDTLFRPLGMTRTGWRDDFTAIVKDRAIAYTRTEQGWRMQMPFENVHGNGGLLTTVDDLLAWNENFVHGRVGGPEFARDMLQPARLNDGRDIEYALGLFATTWRGIREIHHPGATAGYRAFLARYPDQHVSVAVLCNADDADAASLGRQVAELFLDRLSTRSEINGVRLVRAVLDARAGLYRNVATGDALTLVVDGEGLRVPGGRRFIPLSQTRFQSPDGALMEFDIGTNGRPRGFNAAWSANERHRFEPTAKASPTPAQMRELEGSYTSAEVETAFTVFVEKNTLKLRQRPDREWTLRPLYADAYWTPLALVRFIRDAEGRVIEMSLGVSRARDVRFARMP; this is translated from the coding sequence ATGCGCGCCCAGCCTTCCGGCCCTCTTCGCCGCTTCTTCTCCTCGCTCTCGGTCGCCGCGGCGCTCGGCGTGTCGCTCGGAGCCCAGGCACCCGCAGCCCGCACGGCCGGGGTCGCGCCGGAGGTCGGCACGCGCGTCGACGCGGTGTTCGCGAGGTGGAACTCGACCGCCACGCCGGGATGCAGTGTCGGCGTGAGCCGCGGCGGGCAGCCGGTGCTCGCGCGCGCGTACGGCATGGCCGACCTCGAGCACGCGGTGCCCAACACGCCCGACACGGTATTCGAGGCGGGGTCGGTCGCCAAGCAGTTCGTGGCAGCGGCGGTGCTTCAGCTCGCCCGGAGCCGCAAGCTCTCGCTCGACGACCCCGCACGAACGTATCTGCCCGAGTTGCCCGACTACGGCGCCCCGATCACGGTTCGGCAGCTCCTGCAGCACACGAGCGGCCTGCGCGACTGGGGCGCGGTCGCGGCCCTCGGCGGCTGGCCCCGGCACACCCGGGCCTATACGCACGCGCACGTGCTCGACATCGTGAGCCGGCAGCGGGCGCTAAACTTCAACCCGGGCGACAGCTACTCGTACACCAACACCGGCTACAACCTCGCGGCGATTCTCGCCTCCCGCGTGTCGAGGATGTCGTTTGCCGACTACACGCGCGACACGCTCTTCCGTCCACTCGGGATGACGCGCACCGGCTGGCGCGACGACTTCACCGCCATCGTCAAGGATCGGGCGATTGCGTACACGCGCACGGAGCAGGGCTGGCGCATGCAGATGCCGTTCGAGAACGTCCACGGCAACGGAGGCCTGCTCACCACGGTGGACGACCTGCTCGCCTGGAACGAGAACTTCGTGCACGGCAGGGTGGGCGGCCCGGAGTTCGCGCGCGACATGCTGCAGCCGGCCCGGCTCAACGACGGCCGCGACATCGAGTACGCCCTGGGCCTGTTCGCGACCACGTGGCGGGGCATCCGCGAGATCCACCACCCCGGCGCGACGGCCGGCTACCGGGCGTTCCTGGCCCGCTACCCGGACCAGCACGTGTCGGTGGCGGTGCTCTGCAACGCCGACGACGCCGACGCGGCGTCGCTCGGTCGGCAGGTGGCCGAGCTCTTCCTCGACCGGTTGTCGACGCGCTCGGAGATCAATGGCGTGCGCCTGGTCCGGGCGGTGCTCGACGCGCGCGCCGGCCTCTATCGGAACGTCGCGACTGGCGACGCGTTGACGCTCGTCGTCGACGGCGAGGGGCTCCGGGTCCCTGGCGGCCGGCGGTTCATCCCGTTGTCGCAGACCCGGTTCCAGTCGCCCGACGGCGCGCTGATGGAGTTCGACATCGGCACCAATGGCCGGCCCCGCGGGTTCAACGCGGCATGGTCGGCCAACGAGCGGCACCGCTTCGAGCCGACCGCGAAGGCCTCGCCGACGCCGGCCCAGATGAGGGAGCTCGAGGGCAGCTACACGAGCGCCGAGGTCGAGACGGCGTTCACGGTGTTCGTCGAGAAGAACACCCTGAAGCTGCGCCAGCGCCCCGACCGCGAGTGGACGCTGCGACCGCTCTACGCCGACGCCTACTGGACGCCGCTCGCCCTGGTCCGCTTCATCCGCGACGCGGAGGGACGCGTGATCGAGATGAGCCTCGGCGTCAGCCGCGCGCGTGACGTGCGGTTCGCGCGCATGCCGTGA
- a CDS encoding M20/M25/M40 family metallo-hydrolase, with product MRYLLTCLLLCGVTVAACAKAEPPDQVALRTITADDLLRHISTLASDEFEGRLPGTKGEELTVKYLEDAFRGLGLGPGNPDGTYVQEVPLVGIKSTPSVTIEAGGRPLPLVFKTDYVLNSRRTEPLVEVKDTEVVFVGYGVVAPEYGWDDYKDVDVRGKTILMLVNDPAVPDPADPTALDPDMFRGKAMTYYGRWTYKYEIASEKGAAAAIIVHETGPAGYPWEVVVGSWGAENFDLRRADGNAGRVPVEGWITIDKAQSLVRGGGFDFFELKRAATAKDFRPVTLKARASFSVANEMRDVASRNVIARLEGADPQRRDEHVIYTAHWDHLGRDESLEGDQIYNGAVDNATGTASLLEVAKAFTALPEKPQRSVVFLAVTAEEQGLLGAKYYAEHPLYPLSKALANINMDAMNPWGPTSDIVIIGLGNSTLDDLASEVAATQGRAIIGDPEPEKGFFYRSDHFELAKQGVPALYADSGPTFVGKPDGYGQEKRDAFTANDYHKPSDEVKPDWDLGGMVEDTQFMFLVGYRVLQATTWPEWKPGTEFKAVREAMLAGR from the coding sequence ATGCGCTACCTGCTCACGTGCCTGTTGCTGTGCGGCGTGACCGTGGCCGCGTGCGCGAAAGCCGAGCCACCCGATCAGGTGGCCCTGCGCACGATCACCGCCGATGACCTGCTGCGCCACATCTCCACGCTCGCGTCCGACGAGTTCGAGGGGCGCCTGCCGGGAACGAAGGGCGAGGAACTGACCGTCAAGTACCTCGAGGACGCCTTCCGCGGGCTCGGGCTCGGACCAGGGAATCCCGATGGCACCTACGTGCAGGAGGTGCCGCTCGTCGGCATCAAGTCGACGCCGTCGGTGACGATCGAGGCCGGCGGGCGGCCGCTGCCGCTCGTGTTCAAGACCGACTACGTGCTCAACTCCCGGCGCACCGAACCGCTCGTCGAGGTCAAGGACACCGAGGTGGTCTTCGTGGGCTACGGCGTCGTGGCGCCCGAGTACGGGTGGGACGACTACAAGGACGTCGACGTGCGCGGCAAGACGATCCTGATGCTCGTCAACGATCCGGCCGTGCCGGATCCGGCCGATCCGACCGCGCTCGATCCGGACATGTTCCGCGGCAAGGCGATGACCTACTACGGACGCTGGACCTACAAGTACGAGATCGCGAGCGAGAAGGGCGCGGCGGCGGCCATCATCGTGCACGAGACCGGGCCGGCCGGCTACCCCTGGGAGGTCGTCGTGGGCAGCTGGGGCGCCGAGAACTTCGACCTGCGGCGAGCCGACGGCAACGCTGGCCGCGTGCCGGTCGAAGGGTGGATCACGATCGACAAGGCGCAGAGTCTCGTCAGAGGCGGCGGATTCGACTTCTTCGAGCTGAAGCGCGCGGCGACGGCGAAGGACTTCCGGCCGGTGACGCTCAAGGCCCGCGCGAGCTTCTCGGTGGCGAACGAGATGCGCGACGTCGCATCGAGAAACGTCATCGCGCGCCTCGAGGGGGCCGACCCCCAGCGCCGCGACGAGCACGTGATCTACACGGCCCACTGGGACCACCTCGGGCGAGACGAGTCGCTCGAGGGCGACCAGATCTACAACGGGGCGGTCGACAACGCCACCGGAACCGCGTCGCTGCTCGAGGTGGCCAAGGCGTTCACCGCGCTGCCCGAGAAGCCGCAGCGGAGCGTGGTGTTCCTCGCGGTCACCGCCGAGGAGCAGGGCCTGCTGGGCGCCAAGTACTACGCCGAGCACCCGCTCTACCCGCTGTCGAAGGCCCTGGCCAACATCAACATGGACGCGATGAACCCGTGGGGACCGACGAGCGACATCGTGATCATCGGCCTCGGGAACTCGACACTCGACGACCTCGCGTCGGAGGTGGCCGCGACGCAGGGGCGGGCCATCATCGGCGATCCCGAGCCCGAGAAGGGCTTCTTCTACCGGTCCGACCACTTCGAACTGGCGAAGCAGGGCGTGCCGGCGCTCTACGCCGACAGCGGGCCGACGTTCGTCGGCAAGCCCGACGGGTACGGGCAGGAGAAGCGTGACGCGTTCACCGCGAACGACTACCACAAGCCGAGCGACGAGGTGAAGCCCGACTGGGATCTCGGCGGCATGGTCGAGGACACCCAGTTCATGTTCCTGGTGGGGTATCGCGTGCTGCAGGCGACGACCTGGCCGGAGTGGAAGCCCGGCACGGAGTTCAAGGCGGTGCGCGAGGCCATGCTCGCGGGGCGGTGA
- a CDS encoding class I SAM-dependent methyltransferase, with the protein MSPSPIDYDRIADLYDTYVTTEADVRFFTSEAAGASGPVLELMAGTGRLSIPLVEAGAALTSVDGSPRMLEVLARKLEARGLSATLYCVDVCALELANPFALVLLPFQSFMEIVGEMRQRAALAAVKRLLRPGGRFICTLHNPTLRRAHVDGRVRAVGWWPVTDGTLVVTGVEEGGDPVVRRLQFFEIYGGDGVLRSKRVLPMTFELVERDAFESMARDAGFRVAALYGDYERGPFVADASPVMIWVLEHDTAGG; encoded by the coding sequence GTGAGCCCGTCGCCCATCGACTACGACCGCATCGCCGACTTGTACGACACCTACGTCACCACGGAAGCCGACGTGCGGTTCTTCACGTCGGAGGCGGCCGGTGCGTCGGGCCCCGTGCTCGAGCTGATGGCCGGCACCGGCAGGCTCTCGATCCCGCTCGTCGAGGCGGGGGCCGCATTGACGTCGGTCGATGGTTCGCCGCGCATGCTCGAGGTCCTGGCCCGCAAGCTGGAGGCCCGCGGCCTCTCGGCGACCCTGTACTGCGTCGATGTCTGCGCGCTCGAGCTCGCGAATCCGTTCGCCCTGGTGCTGCTGCCCTTCCAGTCGTTCATGGAGATCGTTGGCGAGATGCGGCAGCGCGCCGCCCTCGCTGCCGTGAAACGGCTGCTCCGCCCGGGCGGACGCTTCATCTGTACCCTGCACAATCCGACGCTGCGCCGAGCCCACGTGGACGGGCGGGTGAGGGCGGTCGGCTGGTGGCCGGTGACCGACGGCACCCTCGTCGTGACCGGTGTCGAAGAGGGCGGCGATCCGGTCGTGCGGCGACTGCAGTTCTTCGAGATCTACGGCGGCGACGGCGTGCTGCGCTCGAAGCGCGTGCTGCCGATGACGTTCGAGCTCGTCGAGCGAGATGCGTTCGAGTCGATGGCGCGCGACGCCGGATTCCGAGTCGCCGCCCTGTACGGCGACTACGAGCGCGGCCCCTTCGTGGCTGACGCGAGCCCCGTGATGATCTGGGTGCTCGAACACGACACCGCGGGCGGATGA
- a CDS encoding class I SAM-dependent methyltransferase: MTIVPRLYDELASWWPLLSAPAEYAEEAAIYERLLLGAAARPMRTLLELGSGGGNNASFLKARFAMTLVDCAPGMLEVSRGLNPECEHLAGDMRTVRLARAFDGVFVHDAICYMTSEADLRQAIETAAVHCAPGGVALFAPDYVRETFRPSTDHGGHDGPNRSLRYLEWTWDPDPADCRYIVDMAYLLREGNGMPRVEFDRHIEGVFTRATWLRLLAEAGFEPTVVPFEHSEVEPGVHELFVARRPGGARR; the protein is encoded by the coding sequence CTGACGATCGTGCCGAGACTCTACGACGAGCTCGCGTCGTGGTGGCCGCTGCTGTCGGCGCCGGCGGAGTACGCCGAGGAGGCGGCGATCTACGAACGCCTGCTGCTCGGCGCGGCGGCCCGGCCGATGCGGACGCTGCTCGAGCTGGGGAGCGGCGGCGGCAACAACGCGTCGTTCCTCAAGGCGCGCTTCGCGATGACGCTCGTCGACTGCGCGCCGGGGATGCTCGAGGTCAGTCGTGGCCTGAACCCGGAATGCGAGCACCTCGCGGGCGACATGCGCACGGTGCGGCTCGCCCGTGCGTTCGACGGCGTGTTCGTCCACGATGCGATCTGCTACATGACGAGCGAGGCCGATCTCCGGCAGGCCATCGAGACGGCCGCCGTCCATTGCGCGCCGGGCGGCGTCGCCCTCTTCGCGCCGGACTACGTCCGCGAGACGTTTCGACCCTCCACCGACCACGGCGGCCACGACGGGCCGAATCGAAGCCTCCGGTACCTCGAGTGGACGTGGGACCCCGATCCGGCCGACTGCCGCTACATCGTCGACATGGCGTACCTGCTGCGTGAGGGGAACGGCATGCCACGCGTCGAGTTCGATCGGCACATCGAGGGCGTCTTCACCCGGGCGACGTGGCTCCGGCTGCTCGCCGAGGCCGGCTTCGAGCCCACAGTGGTGCCCTTCGAGCACTCGGAGGTCGAGCCTGGCGTTCACGAGCTGTTCGTCGCACGCCGGCCTGGCGGGGCACGCCGGTGA
- a CDS encoding DUF1330 domain-containing protein, producing MPTLVIVDIHVTDPDTYEKYKLLASASIARHGGRYLVRGGDTATLEGQWRPGRVVVLEFPSRERAEAWWRSPEYAEARQVRLASASAEMVLVDGPSFDPAA from the coding sequence ATGCCCACGCTCGTCATCGTCGACATCCACGTCACCGACCCCGACACCTACGAGAAGTACAAATTGCTGGCGTCGGCGTCGATCGCCCGCCACGGCGGGCGGTACCTCGTGCGGGGCGGTGACACGGCCACGCTCGAGGGGCAGTGGAGGCCCGGGCGTGTGGTCGTGCTCGAGTTTCCCTCGAGGGAACGGGCCGAGGCGTGGTGGCGCTCGCCCGAGTACGCGGAGGCCCGGCAGGTCCGGCTCGCGAGCGCCTCGGCCGAGATGGTGCTCGTCGACGGCCCGTCGTTCGATCCCGCCGCCTGA